The genomic window GTCAGGAACATGCCCTGTGCTTTGGCGTAGGCCTCCACCAGCTTCACCTGGTGCTCCGAGCGGCCTGTGAGGCGCAGGTACGCGAGCGTCTGATCGTCGATGGGGAAGATGCCGCAGGTGGCCCCGTATTCGGGCGCCATGTTGGCGATGGTGCAACGATCGGCGACCGAGAGCACGCCGACGCCTTCGCCGAAGAACTCGACGAACTTTCCGACGACGCCCTTCTTGCGGAGCATCTGCGTCACCGTGAGGACGAGATCCGTGGCGGTGGCGCCCTCGGGCATGCGGCCGTGGAGCCTGAAGCCCACGACTTCGGGAATGAGCATGCTCACCGGTTGGCCGAGCATCGCCGCTTCCGCTTCGATGCCGCCGACGCCCCAGCCGAGGACGCCGAGGCCATTGACCATCGTCGTGTGCGAGTCGGTCCCGACGAGCGTGTCGGGATAGGCGGTGAGCTCACCGCCGACGGTGCGCGTGAAGACGACGCGCGCCAAGTGCTCAACGTTGACTTGGTGCACGATGCCCGTGTCGGGCGGGACCGCGACGAAGTCTTCGAAGGCCTTCTGCCCCCAACGGAGGAACTGGTAGCGCTCCTTGTTCCGCTGAAACTCGAGCGTCGCGTTTTTGAGGAGAGCGTCGCGGGTACCAAAGGCGTCGACCTGCACCGAGTGGTCAATGACCAACTCGACGGGCGAGAGCGGATTGATCTTCTTCGAATCGCCGCCAAGGGCCTTCATGGCGTCGCGCATGGCCGCGAGGTCGACGACACACGGGACCCCGGTAAAGTCTTGGAGGAGCGTCCGCGCCGGCGTGTACGCGATCTCGCGCGAGGGCGCGGCCTTGGGATCCCAGCACGCGAGCGCGGCGATGTCCTCGGCGCGGACCGACACGCCGTCTTCGTTTCGCAGCAGGTTCTCGAGAAGGATCTTCATCGAGAAGGGCAGCCGCTTCACCGACGGGTATTTCGCCTCGAGCGCATCGAGCCGAAACATCACGTAGTTCTTGCCGTCGACCGACAGCGTGCTCTTGGACCCGAAGGACTGACCCATCAGAAGCTCCTTTTGTGGCGGTCCATATAGCGCTGAAGGTGGCCGAATGGAGCCCCTAACCCCTCAAACGCCATCCGAGATCGCCCCGGCTGCGGCCCACCCAGCGCCGCGTCGGCGCGCGTGCCGCGGGGCGGGACCACACCCTCCCCTCCCCACATCGGCGCCGCGAAGGCCAATCCGCGTCGCCAGAGAGTCGCGCGCTCGGGCGCTGGCGAGTACGATTGAGGATTCGCATGTCGACGCGCTCATCGCCGGACTCGGAGCCCCGTCCCGGGGTCCGATTCATTGGACGGTACGCCTTGCTGGGCAAACTTGCCTCCGGCGGCATGGCAACGGTGCACGTCGGCCGTCTCATGGGCCCCGTAGGCTTCACGCGCTCGGTGGCCATCAAGCGTCTCCACCCGGAGTACGCGAGGGATCCTTCCTTCGTGTCGATGTTCCTCGATGAAGCGAGGCTCGCCGCCCAGATCAGCCACCCCAATGTGGTCGCGACGCTCGACGTCGTGGCGACCGACGGCGAACTCTTTCTGGTCATGGACTACGTCCACGGCCAGTCGCTCTCGTGGTTGATTCGTCACGCGGCCAAAGCCGGCACCCGCATCCCGCCACGCATCGTGGCCAGCATCCTTTCGGGCTGCCTTCAGGGCCTCCATGCGGCGCATGAGGCGCGCGACGAGCGCGGCGTCGCGCTGAACATCGTTCACCGAGACGTGTCGCCGCAGAACGTGATGGTCGGTGCCGACGGCTTGGCACGCGTGCTCGACTTCGGCGTCGCGAAGGCCGTCGGGCGGATCCAGAACACGCGCGAAGGGCACATCAAAGGCAAGCTCGCGTACATGCCGCCAGAGCAGATCCAGACCGACACCATCTCCCGCCAGGCCGATGTCTACGCCACGGCCGTGGTCTTATGGGAGGCGCTCACGTCGCTGCGGCTCTTCAAGGCCGAAACGGAGACCGGAACGCTCGCGAAGGTGCTGTCCGGTCCCGTCGTGCCGCCCAGCACGCACGGGGATGACATCGGGCCCGAGCTCGATCGCGTCGTGATGAAGGGTCTCGCCCGCGATCCGGCGGCGCGTTACCCAACGGCGCGCGCCATGGCCACGGACCTCGAGCGCGCGACGCCGGTGGCCTCCATCGCCGAGGTCAGCGACTGGCTCGCAAGTGTCTCGAAGCGGGAGCTCGACGAGCGCGCCGCTCGCATCGCCGCCATCGAGATGACCGCCGGCCTCGGGTCATCGGAGGGCATGGCCAACCTCGCGGCGGCGCTCGCCGAGGCCACGCCACCGGAAGAAGACTCGAGCAGCAGCAACCGCCTCGTCGCTGCCGGACGCGGCTCGGAAAGCGTGAGCGTGAGCCGTCGCGGAGGCCTTCGCGCCGACACGGCGCCGACGTCCATTCAGCGCACCGACTTGGCGCAAGCGATGATGGCGGTGCGTGACGCAGAAGGCGGCGAGGTCGAAGAGAGCGTCACCATGCCTCACGACCGCCGCGACATGGAGGTGCTCGGCGACGACCACTCGGGGGAAAGCGCCTCGCAGCTCTCAAGCGTCTCGCTCGCGCTCGGACGCGCGGAGAGCCTTCCACCGCGCTCGGCGCGGAAGGGCGCCGTGCTCGGCGTGGGAATGGTCTTCGGCGCGGCCGCGCTCGCCGCCGCCCTTTGGCTAGGCCTCGGCCCGCGCTTTGGCCATCGCTCCGCGGGCGACCTGGCTTCGGCGCCCATGGCCGTCGACTCAGCGCCCGCACTCGTCGTCGTCATCCCAAGCGCACCAACCTCCGGCGCGCCGGCGGCCAGCGGTCCCGCGAACATTGCGAGCGCGCCCGCCCCTACGCCTGGCGAACGGCCAACCGGCGACCACGCGGAGTCGGACGCCGCGGTCACAGACTCGCCCGCGACTTCGCCCGACCGCCGTCCGCCTTCGGTTTCGCCTCGCAAACCGACGCCACGGAAGCCGCCCCGCGGAAGCGGTTCGCCGTTCGATCAGCTAGGCGGGCGGGACTAGCGTTGGCCCGCGACCCGAGCCCGCGCCCCGGTTACTCCTCCTGCGATTCAGCAGGCGCTTCCTGCGACGACCCGGTGCTGCGACGCTTGCGGCCGGTCGCGAGGCCGCCCTTGCGCCCAGCGTCTCGCGCTTCCTCGGCGGAAAAGCGGTGCGCGGTGCCGGCGTCTTGAGCGGCCTTGCCACCTCGCCTCGCGAGCTCGGTCACGAGTCGAGGGTCCATCGCGGCAAAGCCTCGGCGCTTGCGCGGCGGGGCCGGGGTGGCGCCAGAGGTCGTCGGCTGCGTTCGTTGCTGCTCTGATTCACGGGGCATGTCGCCGCTCGAAGCAACATGCGAGCCAGGGAGAACGCCGCGAATTCCCAGCACAGCCGTGCTTTCGGGGTGTCGCAATTCGCGGCATGACGCATAACGCGCGGCCGATTTGTCGGGCGAGCACTTGCCGGGAGGCCCCCATTCGATCCAGATTTGTGCCGCCGCTTGAACCGCCTTGGTCGCACCCTCCGACGACTTCTCGTCGCCAGCCTTGCGTTGGCCGTGTGGCTTGTCGTGTCGCCGGGTCGCGCGGCGACGTCAGCGACGGGGGCCGGCCTCTGCAGCCATCACGGGACCAGCGAGGTCGCGCCTTCGCCGCTCATGATTCCTATCGAGCAGTCGCTCGAGCAGGGCGACTCCGACTGCCTCGAGCTCGAAGACGGTCGCAGCGTCCGGCCCGGTGAGGAGCGCTTCGAGCCCGGCCCACAAGGCGACGCGGTCCTGCCGACGCAGCGGCTCAGCATCAAGCGACGTCAAACAACCGAAGCGGTCCCGCAGGCCGCCGAAGGTGGCGCGTGCGGAGTCTGCTCGACTCTCGAGCGCCCGCCACGCGGCTGAGACAGGCGGGCAACAGCTTCGAGCGAGGGTCCGGACTCTCGCTCGGAATCGCCTTCATTCGCTCCTGCGCCTCGCGCCCCACACTCGCGGACGCTGGAGTTCGCGGGCGCTGATCCGTCGCACCTCAGTGCGGTGGCGACGCCCTTCACCAGACTTTCGTTACGTATTTCAAAGGAACTTTTTCATCATGAGCAAAGAACACAAAGAGAAAGACTCGAGCCACGCGAAGGCGGCGCACTCGTCGGCTCCCGGCGGCATGGGAACGGGCGTAGCCGTCGTCGGCTTCGTCCTGTGCTTCGTGAGCGGCGCCGGCATCATGAGCGCTTACGATTCGTACCGCTTCAAGAAGGGCGACATCAGCGCGGACAACAGCAGCGGCGGAAGCGACAAGGGCGGCGGCGCGCCGGGCTCGTGGAGCGACAACGACTCGCCGATCCCCATCGACAGCAAGGACCCCATGTGGGGCAACCGCAACGCGCCCGTCACCGTCGTGGAGTTCTCAGACTTCGAGTGTCCGTTCTGCTCACGCGGCGCGAGCACGGTCGATCAGGTCAAGAAGACCTACGGCCCCGACAAGGTCCGCGTCGTTTGGAAGAACGAGCCTCTCTCTTTCCACCCGAACGCGAAGCCGGCAGCGGAAGCAGCCCTCGGGGCCTTCGCGCTCAAGGGCCCCGACGCGTTCTGGAAGTTCCACGACGAAGCCTTCAAGAACCAGAAGGCCCTGACCGCCGACAATTTCGAGAAGTGGGCCGTCGCCGCTGGCGTCGACCTCGCGAAGTTCAAGGCCGGCATGGCGGCGAAGAAGTGGGCCGCGAAGGTCGACGCCGATCACGAAATCGCCAAGAAGGCGGGCGTCAACGGTACACCGGCGTTCTTCATCAACGGCGTCCTGCTGTCGGGCGCCCAGCCCTTCGACAAGTTCAAGGAGGTCATCGACAAGGAGCTTCAGAAGGCTCAAGCGAAGATCGCCGCAGGCACTCCCAAGGACAAGGTGTACGTCGCCATGTCCACGGAGAACAAGAAGAACGCGCCCGCTCCCAAGGAAGAGGAAGAGGGCGAGAAGGAAGACACGACCACGGTCTTCAAGGTGCCCGTCGGCAAGAGCCCCGTGTGGGGCAACGACAAGGCCCTCGTGACCATCGTCGAGTTTTCCGAATACCAGTGCCCCTTCTGCAAGCGCGTCGGTCCGACGACCAAGCAGATCAAGGAGACCTACGGTCCCGACAAGGTTCGCATCGTGTGGAAGGATCAGCCACTCGGCTTCCACCCGCGCGCCGAACCCGCTGCCGAGTTCGCCCGCGAGGCCCGCGCTCAAAAGGGCGACAAGGGCTTCTGGGACGCGCACGACAAGCTCTTCGAGTCGCAACCGAAGCTCGAGGACTCGGACTTCGACACCATCGCGAAGGACCTCGGCCTGAACGGCGACAAGGTCAAAGACGCCATCAAGTCCAAGAAGTACGCGAAGGAAATCGCGGCCGACATGGAGCTCGCCGACGACGTCCAGGCGTCCGGTACGCCCCACTTCTTCGTCAACGGCCGCCGCCTCGTCGGCGCGCAGCCTTTTGAGAAGTTCAAGAAGATCATCGACGAAGAGATCACGAAGGCGCAGGCCATGATCGCCAAAGGCACCAAGCCCGAGGCCG from Myxococcales bacterium includes these protein-coding regions:
- a CDS encoding thioredoxin domain-containing protein, with product MGTGVAVVGFVLCFVSGAGIMSAYDSYRFKKGDISADNSSGGSDKGGGAPGSWSDNDSPIPIDSKDPMWGNRNAPVTVVEFSDFECPFCSRGASTVDQVKKTYGPDKVRVVWKNEPLSFHPNAKPAAEAALGAFALKGPDAFWKFHDEAFKNQKALTADNFEKWAVAAGVDLAKFKAGMAAKKWAAKVDADHEIAKKAGVNGTPAFFINGVLLSGAQPFDKFKEVIDKELQKAQAKIAAGTPKDKVYVAMSTENKKNAPAPKEEEEGEKEDTTTVFKVPVGKSPVWGNDKALVTIVEFSEYQCPFCKRVGPTTKQIKETYGPDKVRIVWKDQPLGFHPRAEPAAEFAREARAQKGDKGFWDAHDKLFESQPKLEDSDFDTIAKDLGLNGDKVKDAIKSKKYAKEIAADMELADDVQASGTPHFFVNGRRLVGAQPFEKFKKIIDEEITKAQAMIAKGTKPEAVYEELIKNGKGAPEPEKKTLALPTSGPSKGPASAKVTMQIISDFQCPFCSRAEDTVAEVVKNYGDKIRVVWRDLPLDFHADAPLAAQAAREAFKQKGSDGFWKMHDLLFKNQKEIKRESLEKYAGEIGLDMGKFKAALDNQTHKAVVDADKKAAQDAGIQGTQGFIINGYFINGAQPYPKFKKVIDRALAEAK
- a CDS encoding serine/threonine protein kinase; this encodes MLGKLASGGMATVHVGRLMGPVGFTRSVAIKRLHPEYARDPSFVSMFLDEARLAAQISHPNVVATLDVVATDGELFLVMDYVHGQSLSWLIRHAAKAGTRIPPRIVASILSGCLQGLHAAHEARDERGVALNIVHRDVSPQNVMVGADGLARVLDFGVAKAVGRIQNTREGHIKGKLAYMPPEQIQTDTISRQADVYATAVVLWEALTSLRLFKAETETGTLAKVLSGPVVPPSTHGDDIGPELDRVVMKGLARDPAARYPTARAMATDLERATPVASIAEVSDWLASVSKRELDERAARIAAIEMTAGLGSSEGMANLAAALAEATPPEEDSSSSNRLVAAGRGSESVSVSRRGGLRADTAPTSIQRTDLAQAMMAVRDAEGGEVEESVTMPHDRRDMEVLGDDHSGESASQLSSVSLALGRAESLPPRSARKGAVLGVGMVFGAAALAAALWLGLGPRFGHRSAGDLASAPMAVDSAPALVVVIPSAPTSGAPAASGPANIASAPAPTPGERPTGDHAESDAAVTDSPATSPDRRPPSVSPRKPTPRKPPRGSGSPFDQLGGRD
- a CDS encoding stress-induced protein, which translates into the protein MDPRLVTELARRGGKAAQDAGTAHRFSAEEARDAGRKGGLATGRKRRSTGSSQEAPAESQEE